In Alosa sapidissima isolate fAloSap1 chromosome 11, fAloSap1.pri, whole genome shotgun sequence, a single window of DNA contains:
- the fbxl22 gene encoding F-box and leucine-rich protein 22 yields MHLAELNTECLLHLFSFLDKESRRSLSLSCRRLHEVFLEPGLWTLLRFGSPAELRRDNFVLGAALRHLAVCWHSSRVKVCNVEEWMKSSFQKDLCREHEGLVSSFLERVCHICPNLLSLTLSGCGHITDSDITIVLRSCSRLRRLCLENCSRVTDATLRAAALHGTSLEEVRVDFCRNVSRGGLQALRESRPELVLGAERSAGMIPDTRPEERPHVRKALQKVLLFV; encoded by the exons ATGCACCTGGCGGAGCTGAACACCGAGTGCCTGCTGCACCTCTTCTCCTTCCTGGACAAGGAGAGCCGGCGGAGCCTGTCTCTGAGCTGCCGGCGTCTGCACGAGGTCTTCCTGGAGCCGGGCCTCTGGACACTGCTGCGCTTCGGCTCACCGGCAGAGCTGCGCCGGGACAACTTCGTGCTGGGCGCCGCGCTGCGCCACCTGGCCGTGTGCTGGCACTCCAGCCGTGTCAAGGTGTGTAACGTGGAGGAGTGGATGAAGAGCAGCTTCCAGAAGGATCTTTGCAGGGAGCACGAGGGACTGGTCAGCAGCTTCCTGGAGCGTGTCTGCCACAT tTGTCCAAACCTCTTATCCTTGACCCTGTCTGGCTGTGGCCACATCACCGACTCTGACATCACGATCGTGCTGCGCAGCTGCAGTCGCCTGCGCAGGCTGTGCCTGGAGAACTGCTCGCGGGTGACGGATGCTACCCTGCGGGCCGCAGCCCTCCATGGGACGAGCCTGGAGGAGGTACGCGTGGACTTCTGCCGCAACGTGAGCCGCGGCGGGCTGCAGGCGCTGCGGGAGAGCCGACCAGAGCTGGTCCTCGGCGCTGAGCGGAGCGCTGGGATGATCCCAGACACCAGGCCTGAGGAGCGGCCACATGTCCGCAAAGCGCTGCAGAAAGTCTTGTTGTTCGTCTGA